The genomic stretch TAGATTGGTATAACCTCAGGTGTAAAGTGTTCATGGAACTTCCTGTACCCTATGTATTATTTTGTTGGTTTATTTGATCGATGGATATGAGCATAAGATCTGAGCTGCCCTCGGTAAGGTGGATACATTTTGACCCTCCCTTCGCTGTATATATGATAAGAAAACAGCGTGATTTAAGGTACACGAGCGCTTAAATGATCTTTCACAGCCAGTTTAAACCATGCCCTGTTTTGGCCATTTTCCCTGGTTGTACCAAGTTTTTATCAATCACTAAAAGTGTTTTTACTACTTCTTAGTTAACCACTACAATGCCATTTTATTGTCATTCTTAATACATTCTTCGAGATTGAAGAACATTTTTGTTGGAGCGCGTTTCATGGTTTGGTTAAATGCGAAATACTAAAGATGGGAGTACTGTCGACCGATAATAGTTTGCTCATGGTTTCGTTGTAGTTTCGTGAGAAATGGTCTTCGTTAGAAAACGATGTTACTGACAACATGTACTACCATATAAGCAACAACTGAGATAAAGCTTACGAATATATTTATGGAACACTCAATGATGTGGATGATGCATAAATATTGCCGAACTCCCCTATCTCACACCAACCACTACATCCTCCTTGAACTTACTCCAGATTCATCGTTATGCGCTTCCTAATTCTTGGTGCTACAGGCCCAAGCGGGGTTCTTCTCATTCGCAAAACTCTCGAAGTATACCCAGATTCCACAatcatcgtcttcgcccGTTCTCCCAACAAGATACCAGAGGACCTGCGGAACAATGGCTCCCTCACAATTGTCAAAGGCACATTCGACGACCTGGACGAGCTAGAATCGGCAGTGCAGCTCGGAATCGACGTCGTGCTCTCTGCGCTTGGACCAGTCGTGTCACCGTCGGCGCTCACAACCCATTCACCCACCACACCGATCGCGACATTCTATGGGCATCTCATTGACTTGCTGTATAAATATAACGTCAAGCGCTTCATTTCCCTGTCCACTGCGTCCGTCACCGACCCCCATGATAAGCCCAGCTTGAAGTACGCGGCCATTGTTAGGGGGGTGAAGACGGTGGCGTATCCGGCGTACGCTGATATCGTGGCTATGGGAGAGGTCATTCGGAGTAAAGGGCAGGACTTAGATTATACGCTTGTCCGTGTTCCtttcttgacaaatggcgaTACCGAGGGTGTCTATGCTGGGTATATAGGAGACGGGAAGATTGGGGTTACCTTATCCAGGAAGGGGTTTGCAGCTTTCAGTGTAGGCGAAGTAGCGAACCGAAAATGGGTCAAGGCGGCACCTATGATTTCTAACGCTTAAATGACTACTTTGCCCTGAGGGTACGTTGACTTCGTTTCTAAAGAAAATAGCACGGACCATGCCCATTCTTACCTTCGCGCTATATTGGACACACTCACAAAGGACAACCTTAGTATATATGTTCTCTTGGAAATCCTATACAGAATATTCAATAATTTATGGACTCCATTACTGGTAGAAAATTTGAGCACTGCAGATCTTTCCATGATATGAGGACCTCGTTAACCTTTAGTCTCATCAGCTTTTGATTTGAATCCCTGAAAGTATTTTTCACGGAAATCCTTGTGGGCAGGGATATGGGTCTCTTCATTGGCTTCGCGTAGCATAGGATCAAAAGTTGGCGGCGGGTATCGTTCTTTAGTAACCTTCCTGATAGTCACCAGCTGCAATAAAGGCGTAGTAAATATACAGCATCTCGGAAATCAACTTCAATTCTTACTCTTCGGCCCCATGACCCGAAATCTTGAAGCGAGTTGGCGACCAACTCCATCCCTTCGCACATCATGGTATGAATGTCCACTTCTTCGTACTCGTCGGTGACTGTTGGAAGGAAAAAGACCAGACGTCCTCCTGGCTTGAGTAGATATCTTGCCAGTAACACTAGGTCAGTCGCGAGATGCGAGAGCTCATATGGTTTCGTTGGAGGGATGTATGGCTGATCGTCACTACATAATCAGTTATCAGTAGAAATACCTTGAATTGTAGAAAGAATCGATGCTAACGGGCGAGGAGCCAAGCTGTGTTGCAGACAAAGTTCCTTTTGACGCTCGGATAATTCCCGTTTACGTCCTAGGCGCTTCGCTCCTGCACGGACACCATCTGGATGCCAGCGTTAAGTACGGTGATAATGTCCAAAAAGACTAGAGATATTTACATGGCGGGTCAGTCACAATAGAGTCGAATAATTCTCCACATCGCCAAGGATTGTGGGTTACATCAAACGTGGCAAGGTCGACTATTCGAGAGGCGATTCCGTATTGCGTAGCTGCTCGAATAACCCCAGGGGTCTTTTCTACAGGATGAGATAGTGACGTGAGGAGTGCTTCGATACAGACAAAACAGAGATTTCGACGTACGTTTGCCTCTCATTTGTCGACCATCTATATCCGATCCGAAGACCAATGCTCCAAAGTATCCAGTTGGCTAAAATTTGAGTCAGATTGGGGACGTATTTCGAGCGAAAATGTACGCACATACGCCATGCTACCTGTCCCCATGAATGGATCATAAATAAGTTTTCCAGGGGATGCCTGGCCATGAATTCAACAATGTGCAGGCAAGGAGCAGGAAGGGGCTCACAAGAGTTTGGTTAGCCATCAGCAATGAAATTTCGGCCTCCATGCTGGTGTTTCCGTAGTATGATCGTTTTTTGACATCAAATTTTCCAACGAGTTGTCTTGCAGATCCTTCCTCTATCTGTTTGTAGTACGTCAGAAATGGCTGAATACATTTCATAGTACAAGACATACCAACCTGCCGAAAAAAACTTGACGAAACTCTCCATCCCCTTCGTGTTTTACGCGTGTTGTACCATGGCGTTCTTCATCTATAAGTTAAAGATGAAACTAATAGTCAAACCGTAACGAGTAACAAACATACATTCTTCGAAACATGTCAGGATGATTTCAGGACTTTTCATGTCGATTTTCCCTAGGAAGCCCATATAGGCAAAGTTTTCGATGACCTCTCGTTGCCTTGATTGCGGGATTTTGTGCTTTGAAGAGGTCACCAAAAACCTGAAAGAGGTGTCTTGGACGTATCGAGCCCATAATGATTCATTTTTGCGATTAACTTCGTGGAGTTCGTCATAGGTTGACCCATGTCCATAATATTCATACACAGCCCTGTATGGCACTCAGTGGTTAAAATGGAAGACTATATTATCAACAACCCACTTTATTAAAATGCAGCGTCTAGCAAGCATGCGAGCAtgttcctcttcatcaagttCCACGATCATAAACGGTCTTGTCGAATCGCGATCTTCAGGATTTTGGGGAAGTGTGTATGGTATTCCATATAATTCTGCAATAGATTGGAGTTCTGGGAGCCTAAACTCATTATGCACCTGGGCATAGTGAAACAAGTATCGCGAAGGCATCAACTGAAGACGGTTCACGAACACGTATAGAGTGGTatatttgttgttttttgtttgagTTCTGTTCAAGAATCCATTGACAAGTACGCCGATCAGATTGATAATTGTTTGTTGACCACGGAGGTCATTGCCAAATATACATCCCACCAATCGGATTCGGAGCTCAATCAATCGTGTCCTGTTCCTACACCTTCAAGTCTCCATCCCTCAAGGCCCTCCGTTCACCCTGTCTTTTTCGATGTCAAGAATAGCTGTACTTGACTGCCACTTCATCAATGTTTACGATATCCTTCCGAACGTCATGTCCGAGTCTGCCCGCAGTGCCTCTTAGTTCGATGGCTGTGGTATACCAACGCAGTCTTGGAATGACCGATATAACCGTGGATATTCTCGGAGAACTTTTCTTCTCCTATTCACGCCCTCAAAATGTGTGCAGGAGTCCAAGATGTCATAAGAAACCCGTTTAAGCGCGCATCCGTCTAAGGCCAATCTTCCATGGTGCCTTTACCACTGGTTTGTTCTCATCAATCACACTTAACCAATTGATAGCCTATTCCTACTCCGAGGTTCGAATTACATGGCCCTTAACATAAATAGCGCCTTTGGCATCGAGATTGGAAGGCGTTTCTTGCTTC from Psilocybe cubensis strain MGC-MH-2018 chromosome 2, whole genome shotgun sequence encodes the following:
- a CDS encoding tRNA (guanine(10)-N2)-methyltransferase, translating into MPSRYLFHYAQVHNEFRLPELQSIAELYGIPYTLPQNPEDRDSTRPFMIVELDEEEHARMLARRCILIKAVYEYYGHGSTYDELHEVNRKNESLWARYVQDTSFRFLVTSSKHKIPQSRQREVIENFAYMGFLGKIDMKSPEIILTCFEEYEERHGTTRVKHEGDGEFRQVFFGRLIEEGSARQLVGKFDVKKRSYYGNTSMEAEISLLMANQTLASPGKLIYDPFMGTGSMAYPTGYFGALVFGSDIDGRQMRGKQKTPGVIRAATQYGIASRIVDLATFDVTHNPWRCGELFDSIVTDPPYGVRAGAKRLGRKRELSERQKELCLQHSLAPRPDDQPYIPPTKPYELSHLATDLVLLARYLLKPGGRLVFFLPTVTDEYEEVDIHTMMCEGMELVANSLQDFGSWGRRLVTIRKVTKERYPPPTFDPMLREANEETHIPAHKDFREKYFQGFKSKADETKG